One Cryptosporangium minutisporangium DNA segment encodes these proteins:
- a CDS encoding pyridoxamine 5'-phosphate oxidase family protein, with protein MHATEITEILNRPLSQELLARDLTRLAYVAKDGTPRNVPISFVWNDTHVVMCTTLNAPKLPSLRRNPTVALTIDTEVHPPKILLIRGRAELDVVDGIPDEYLQMNGGYQMTAEQRVEWEAEVRSLYDSMVRIVVTPTWVKLIDFETTLPTAVEELVRERAERQRA; from the coding sequence GTGCACGCGACCGAGATCACCGAGATCCTCAACCGCCCGCTCAGCCAGGAGCTGCTGGCTCGCGACCTGACCCGGCTGGCCTACGTCGCCAAGGACGGCACACCGCGCAACGTCCCGATCTCCTTCGTCTGGAACGACACGCACGTCGTCATGTGCACGACGCTGAACGCTCCGAAGCTGCCGTCGCTGCGCCGCAACCCGACGGTCGCGTTGACCATCGACACCGAGGTGCACCCGCCCAAGATCCTGCTCATCCGTGGCCGCGCCGAGCTGGACGTCGTCGATGGCATCCCGGACGAGTACCTGCAGATGAACGGCGGCTACCAGATGACGGCCGAGCAGCGCGTCGAGTGGGAGGCGGAGGTCCGCTCGCTGTACGACAGCATGGTCCGGATCGTGGTGACCCCGACGTGGGTGAAGCTGATCGACTTCGAGACGACCCTGCCGACGGCGGTCGAGGAGCTGGTCCGCGAGCGCGCCGAGCGTCAGCGCGCCTGA
- a CDS encoding LRV domain-containing protein — protein MEKTPPFETPLGRAAALITNPALPVDAMMRILRAVPGAPGEVEYLRAFSDELSARLATHEDPALRMLLGRAPGVTGPQRALLVADPDPAVRKQAAYGPDPTDFFRLPRSPMPAEAYRVVLADPEVAVRLRAALSYHTPDDVRAALTRDPEARVRREALEELERPPRDVLAALLDDPDEQVRVVAERRSQPRDTAKDLREAADPDPWIRARAARDGHLPADVVARLVADPDNRVRVAVSMRPELTEEQRAAIDYHIDPSDRIQPPTWVTDATDPDIVRRCVYSAHVGLRRAAAYNPKLPPDLVAVLAEDEDFIVRLILTESHPEPPAAVLLDVVLRSEFVTRFDGLRHPNFPRTGLTHLADSSDEVARGLVALDRDAPDELIARLARDESLIVRRWMARHARLDPAVLAAFLDDPQTVKSALNNPHLPPEYIEATLADAGI, from the coding sequence GTGGAGAAGACACCGCCGTTCGAGACGCCGCTGGGACGCGCCGCCGCGCTGATCACCAACCCGGCGCTTCCCGTGGACGCGATGATGCGCATCCTGCGGGCGGTCCCGGGAGCGCCCGGCGAGGTGGAGTACCTCCGGGCGTTCTCGGACGAGCTCTCCGCGAGGCTGGCCACCCATGAGGATCCGGCCCTCCGCATGCTGCTCGGTCGCGCGCCGGGCGTTACCGGTCCGCAACGGGCGCTGCTCGTGGCAGATCCTGACCCGGCGGTGCGCAAGCAGGCCGCGTACGGTCCCGACCCGACGGACTTCTTCCGGCTGCCGCGCTCACCGATGCCGGCCGAGGCCTACCGGGTCGTGCTGGCCGACCCCGAGGTCGCCGTCCGGCTCCGGGCGGCGCTCAGCTACCACACGCCGGACGACGTCCGCGCCGCCCTCACCCGCGATCCGGAGGCCCGGGTGCGGCGGGAAGCGCTGGAGGAACTGGAACGCCCGCCCCGCGACGTACTCGCCGCCCTGCTCGACGACCCGGACGAACAGGTTCGCGTGGTGGCCGAGCGGCGCAGCCAGCCCCGTGACACCGCCAAGGATCTGCGCGAGGCGGCCGACCCGGACCCGTGGATCCGCGCCAGGGCGGCACGCGATGGCCACCTGCCCGCCGACGTCGTCGCCAGGCTGGTGGCCGACCCCGACAACCGGGTGCGGGTGGCCGTGTCGATGCGACCGGAGCTGACCGAGGAACAACGCGCCGCCATCGACTACCACATCGACCCGTCCGACCGAATCCAGCCGCCGACGTGGGTCACGGACGCTACCGACCCGGACATCGTGCGGCGATGCGTGTACTCCGCGCACGTCGGGTTGCGGCGGGCCGCGGCCTACAACCCGAAGTTGCCGCCCGACCTGGTAGCCGTGCTCGCCGAGGACGAGGACTTCATCGTCCGGCTGATCCTGACCGAGAGCCACCCCGAGCCACCCGCCGCGGTGCTCCTCGACGTGGTGCTCCGCTCCGAGTTCGTCACCCGCTTCGACGGCCTCCGCCACCCCAACTTCCCCCGCACCGGCCTCACCCACCTCGCGGACTCATCCGACGAGGTGGCGCGGGGCTTGGTAGCCCTGGACCGCGACGCCCCGGACGAGCTGATCGCACGCCTGGCCCGGGACGAGAGCCTGATCGTGCGTCGATGGATGGCCAGGCACGCGCGGCTCGACCCGGCGGTGCTCGCCGCGTTCCTCGACGACCCGCAGACCGTCAAGTCCGCGCTGAACAACCCACACCTACCGCCGGAGTACATCGAGGCGACCCTCGCCGACGCCGGGATCTGA
- a CDS encoding VanZ family protein, translating into MLVSLGILGLAGMLFVLRRPLLMSAPTCLAGQWHGCLDTENGLLFTMLIGLPLPALAVWALAHRRRAAGVPSAWRMSLAEVGMVYGTVPFVWLTLMPGAGAGVVPGRLSLVPLQDLATMGSLGIVGNLLIFAALGFFAPMRFAVVASVPRILALGAACSLLVETAQYVLRLDRVSSVDDVLVNAVGAALAALASRRWWRSRADEPSEQCRPAPVSVR; encoded by the coding sequence GTGCTCGTGAGCCTCGGGATCCTCGGCCTGGCGGGCATGTTGTTCGTCCTGCGGCGACCGCTCCTGATGTCAGCTCCGACGTGCCTGGCCGGGCAGTGGCACGGCTGCCTCGACACGGAGAACGGTCTGCTGTTCACGATGTTGATCGGGCTGCCGTTGCCTGCTCTGGCGGTGTGGGCGCTCGCGCACCGTCGGCGTGCCGCCGGCGTTCCGTCGGCGTGGCGGATGTCGCTGGCCGAGGTGGGGATGGTCTACGGGACGGTGCCGTTCGTGTGGCTGACCCTGATGCCGGGCGCGGGGGCCGGCGTCGTCCCCGGCCGACTGAGCCTGGTTCCGCTCCAGGACCTGGCCACGATGGGATCGCTCGGGATCGTCGGCAACCTCCTGATCTTCGCCGCCCTGGGGTTCTTCGCTCCGATGCGGTTCGCGGTGGTGGCGTCCGTGCCGCGGATCCTGGCGCTCGGCGCCGCCTGCTCGCTCCTGGTCGAGACCGCACAGTACGTCCTGCGGCTCGACCGGGTGTCCTCGGTGGATGACGTCTTGGTCAACGCCGTCGGCGCGGCGCTGGCCGCGCTGGCCTCGCGCCGCTGGTGGCGCAGTAGAGCGGACGAGCCGTCGGAGCAGTGTCGCCCAGCACCGGTATCAGTGCGTTGA
- a CDS encoding SAM-dependent methyltransferase: MDETTLGWMTPDPEAVAEHAVDLQTDRPHSARVYNHIIGGKDHFAPDREAGDALLAALPTMGISIRQSRAWLRRVSAWLASEAGLDQFLDLGTGLPTSPNVHEIEVEKFFTGLDLVDPESSSSTAGTRTPRPPVSRTTRSACTEASPVSPRHPPDAALRRDGTHPRGVDTTQV, from the coding sequence GTGGACGAGACCACGCTCGGTTGGATGACGCCGGATCCGGAGGCAGTGGCTGAGCACGCAGTCGACCTCCAGACCGACCGACCGCACTCGGCCCGGGTCTACAACCACATCATCGGGGGAAAGGACCATTTCGCTCCCGATCGAGAAGCCGGCGATGCGCTGCTCGCGGCGCTGCCCACGATGGGCATCTCCATACGGCAGAGCCGAGCGTGGCTGCGCCGAGTCTCGGCCTGGCTGGCCAGCGAAGCCGGTTTGGACCAGTTCCTCGACCTCGGAACCGGTCTGCCGACCAGCCCGAACGTCCACGAGATCGAGGTCGAGAAGTTCTTCACCGGCCTGGACCTCGTCGATCCCGAATCGTCCTCGTCCACCGCTGGCACCCGGACGCCGAGACCGCCGGTGTCGAGGACTACCAGGTCGGCATGTACGGAGGCGTCGCCCGTGAGCCCTAGGCACCCGCCCGACGCCGCCCTGCGGCGGGACGGAACTCATCCGAGGGGTGTGGACACTACTCAGGTGTGA
- a CDS encoding RNA polymerase sigma factor, protein MTTNLRSRVRAGDRDAFGELFDDYADRVYQHLCRLLGNWSAAEDATSLTFLEAWRTRERLQPSDGSPLPWLLGIATNVARNSVRSRRRRAAAMSRLPEADREPDFAEDLAGRLDDAERLRAVRTALHALRRQEREVVALCVYAGLDYADAAEALGVPIGTVRSRLSRAKARLRAAVSPAPDEHRPVALAPRREP, encoded by the coding sequence GTGACCACCAATCTCCGGAGCCGGGTGCGTGCAGGAGACCGGGATGCCTTCGGCGAACTGTTCGACGACTATGCCGACCGGGTGTACCAGCATCTCTGCCGGCTGCTCGGGAACTGGTCCGCGGCCGAGGACGCGACGTCGCTGACCTTCCTCGAGGCCTGGCGGACCCGAGAACGTCTGCAACCGTCCGACGGGTCGCCGCTGCCCTGGCTGCTCGGCATCGCCACGAACGTCGCCCGCAACAGCGTCCGGTCGCGCCGCCGCCGGGCAGCGGCGATGAGTCGGTTACCGGAGGCCGACCGCGAGCCCGACTTCGCCGAAGATCTCGCCGGCCGGCTCGACGACGCCGAGCGGCTGCGCGCCGTCCGGACCGCGCTGCACGCCCTGCGCAGGCAAGAGCGTGAGGTGGTCGCGCTCTGCGTCTACGCGGGGCTCGACTACGCCGACGCCGCCGAGGCCCTGGGAGTGCCGATCGGCACCGTCCGGTCACGGCTCTCCCGCGCCAAGGCCCGCCTGCGCGCCGCTGTTTCGCCAGCTCCGGACGAACACCGGCCCGTCGCCCTCGCACCTCGAAGGGAGCCCTGA
- a CDS encoding zinc-dependent alcohol dehydrogenase codes for MKAFVLHAPGEAAVEEVPDPVAVPGEVVVDVERVGVCGTDVEFFTGEMAYLHEGHSSYPMRLGHEWAGTVSAVGDGVDPAWVGRRVMGDTMLGDQTCRRCRRGHQHVCENRQEVGVRDGRPGALAEQLAVPAWSLRPLPDTVDPVLGALVEPGGNSLRAAQAAAVGPGDRALVLGPGTIGLLTAMFLRAAGAEVHLLGRDSLDFARSLGFDSVWTEDTLPGVPFDAIVEASNAAHLPALALDRVEPSGRIVYIGLAGSHSLIDTRTVALKDVTAVGILSASPGLDAAIEAYATGAVDPRPLVAATVGLDAVAAVLAGERPAGAGPGPKIHVDPRQR; via the coding sequence ATGAAGGCGTTCGTGCTGCACGCACCGGGTGAGGCCGCCGTCGAGGAGGTACCGGACCCGGTCGCCGTCCCCGGTGAGGTCGTGGTCGACGTCGAGCGGGTCGGCGTCTGCGGCACCGACGTGGAGTTCTTCACCGGCGAGATGGCCTACCTCCACGAGGGCCACTCGTCCTACCCGATGCGGCTCGGTCACGAGTGGGCCGGCACGGTGTCCGCGGTCGGCGACGGCGTCGACCCGGCCTGGGTCGGCCGCCGGGTCATGGGCGACACGATGCTGGGCGATCAGACCTGCCGCCGCTGCCGCCGAGGGCACCAGCACGTCTGCGAGAACCGGCAGGAGGTCGGCGTCCGCGACGGCCGGCCCGGCGCGTTGGCCGAGCAGCTCGCGGTCCCGGCGTGGTCGCTGCGTCCGCTGCCCGACACGGTCGACCCCGTGCTCGGCGCACTCGTCGAACCGGGTGGCAACTCGCTGCGTGCGGCGCAGGCGGCCGCGGTGGGCCCGGGAGACCGGGCTCTGGTGCTCGGCCCGGGGACGATCGGGCTGCTCACCGCGATGTTCCTCCGCGCCGCCGGTGCCGAGGTCCACCTCCTGGGGCGCGACTCCCTCGACTTCGCCCGCAGCCTCGGCTTCGACTCCGTCTGGACCGAAGACACCCTGCCCGGCGTGCCGTTCGACGCGATCGTCGAGGCCTCGAACGCCGCCCACCTGCCCGCGCTGGCACTCGACCGCGTCGAGCCGTCCGGACGGATCGTCTACATCGGCCTGGCCGGCAGCCACAGCCTGATCGACACCCGGACGGTGGCGCTCAAGGACGTCACCGCGGTCGGCATTCTCTCCGCCTCACCCGGCCTGGACGCCGCGATCGAGGCGTACGCGACCGGCGCGGTCGACCCCCGGCCGCTGGTGGCCGCGACCGTCGGCCTGGACGCGGTCGCCGCGGTGCTGGCGGGGGAGCGACCGGCCGGTGCCGGGCCGGGCCCCAAGATCCACGTCGACCCGAGACAGCGCTGA
- a CDS encoding IlvD/Edd family dehydratase — translation MTLRSAQWYAGENRNAYIHRAWMRRGIPTEGFERPQIAIANTASDLTPCNAHLTEVARSVANGVYEAGGIPLELPVVSLGETNVRPTAMLWRNMAAMATEEMLRANPIDGVVLLGGCDKTIPSLLMAAASVDLPAVVVPGGPMLTGTFRGVTLACGTDVWRLSEEVRAGTLSQTDFTRSESSMIRSRGHCNTMGTASTMALVAEALGTVVPGVAGTPAPDSRLLEAAHGTGRLAVELITEDRRPSTFLTKANFANAIVALAAIGGSTNAVVHLLAIAGRLGVELTLDDFDRIGSRVPVLVDLLPAGRYLMDDFHRAGGLLAVLREVRDLLDPDALTVTGKPLVDYLDDAPIWDPDVIHPREAPLVAQGGIAVLRGNLAPSGALIKPAAASPHLLRHRGRAVVFDSIEDFHARVDDPDLDVDADSVLVLRGCGPRGYPGMPEVSNMPLPQKLLAQGVRDMVRVCDGRMSGTAYGTVVLHVAPEAAAGGPLALVRTGDFIVLDVEARRLDLDVPADELARRVPNEATVAGFAAPKRGWERLYVDHVLQADTGADLDFLVGSSGSEVSRESH, via the coding sequence ATGACGCTCCGCAGCGCGCAGTGGTACGCCGGAGAGAACCGCAACGCCTACATCCACCGCGCCTGGATGCGCCGGGGCATACCCACCGAAGGATTCGAACGCCCGCAGATCGCGATCGCCAACACCGCCTCGGACCTGACGCCGTGCAACGCCCACCTGACCGAGGTCGCTCGCTCGGTTGCGAATGGCGTCTACGAAGCCGGCGGCATCCCGCTCGAGCTGCCGGTTGTCTCGCTCGGCGAGACGAACGTCCGGCCCACGGCGATGCTCTGGCGGAACATGGCCGCGATGGCTACCGAGGAGATGCTCCGGGCCAACCCGATCGACGGCGTGGTGTTACTCGGCGGCTGCGACAAGACGATCCCGTCGCTGCTGATGGCCGCCGCCTCGGTCGACCTTCCCGCCGTCGTGGTGCCCGGCGGTCCGATGCTCACCGGCACGTTCCGCGGCGTAACACTCGCCTGCGGCACCGACGTGTGGCGCCTGTCGGAGGAGGTCCGCGCCGGAACCCTGTCGCAGACCGACTTCACCCGGTCGGAATCCTCGATGATCCGTAGCCGCGGGCACTGCAACACGATGGGCACCGCCTCGACGATGGCGCTGGTCGCGGAAGCACTGGGCACGGTGGTGCCCGGGGTGGCCGGAACGCCCGCGCCGGACAGCCGGCTGCTGGAGGCCGCGCACGGCACCGGACGGCTCGCGGTCGAGCTGATCACCGAGGACCGACGCCCGAGCACGTTCCTGACCAAGGCCAACTTCGCCAACGCGATCGTCGCGCTCGCCGCGATCGGCGGCTCCACCAACGCGGTCGTGCACCTGCTCGCGATCGCCGGACGCCTCGGCGTCGAACTGACGCTCGACGACTTCGACCGGATCGGCTCCCGCGTCCCGGTCCTCGTCGATCTCCTCCCGGCCGGCCGGTACCTGATGGACGACTTCCACCGCGCCGGCGGCCTGCTCGCGGTCCTGCGGGAGGTCCGCGACCTGCTCGACCCGGACGCGCTGACCGTGACCGGCAAGCCGCTGGTCGACTACCTCGACGACGCACCGATCTGGGACCCGGACGTCATCCACCCCCGCGAGGCGCCCCTCGTGGCCCAGGGCGGCATCGCCGTTCTGCGCGGTAACCTCGCCCCGTCCGGTGCGCTGATCAAGCCCGCCGCGGCCTCCCCGCACCTGCTGCGCCACCGCGGCCGAGCGGTCGTGTTCGACTCCATCGAGGACTTCCACGCCCGCGTCGACGACCCCGACCTCGACGTGGACGCCGACTCCGTGCTGGTGCTGCGCGGCTGCGGCCCTCGTGGGTACCCCGGCATGCCCGAGGTGTCGAACATGCCGCTGCCGCAGAAGCTGCTCGCGCAGGGCGTCCGGGACATGGTGCGGGTCTGCGACGGACGCATGAGCGGCACCGCCTACGGCACGGTCGTCCTGCACGTCGCGCCCGAGGCGGCAGCCGGTGGGCCGCTCGCCCTGGTGCGCACCGGCGATTTCATCGTCTTGGACGTCGAGGCGCGCCGTCTCGACCTGGACGTTCCTGCCGACGAGCTGGCCCGGCGCGTCCCGAACGAGGCCACCGTGGCCGGGTTCGCCGCGCCGAAGCGGGGCTGGGAGCGGCTCTACGTCGACCACGTCCTGCAGGCCGACACCGGCGCGGACCTGGACTTCCTCGTCGGCTCCAGCGGCTCGGAAGTCAGCCGCGAATCGCACTGA
- a CDS encoding FAD-dependent oxidoreductase, with the protein MTAVSRRGRVAVLGAGPAGMAAALGALRAGHDVVVYERYWEARPAGNILNLWPPPLKALRLLGVDTEDLGAPTDTQFHNIRGKVRVDVKLDPDVKAAYGGGFIGLLRPELYERMLAAIPPGVLRFNQQVERIEQDERVVTLHFADGSSAEHDVLIGADGIDSLVRRTLWGDSPKREHRLHIFGGFTFADVAGTAPNKCILTHGRTVQGSWTSIRHKGRDGHQWWMLTATDPSAPPPPDLHAAAAELATGFPAPLPGLIAETDPQHVQRWVLRDRKPLKQWSKGRATLAGDAAHATSPYAAYGAGMSIEDGYFLGRALHGVDLTDLDAVRGALQAYEDPRKPHTARQVQQAWMLGKVFHHTPAPLRPLRDFVFDHTPFLQKVAGDTNPADINKQLALIEASR; encoded by the coding sequence ATGACTGCTGTCTCCCGTCGTGGTCGCGTCGCGGTGCTCGGTGCGGGGCCCGCCGGAATGGCGGCCGCTCTCGGTGCCCTGCGAGCCGGCCATGACGTCGTGGTCTACGAGCGCTACTGGGAAGCCCGCCCGGCCGGCAACATCCTCAACCTGTGGCCGCCGCCGCTGAAGGCGCTGCGGCTGCTGGGCGTGGACACCGAGGACCTCGGCGCCCCGACCGACACCCAGTTCCACAACATCCGCGGCAAGGTCCGCGTGGACGTGAAGCTCGACCCGGACGTCAAGGCCGCCTACGGCGGTGGGTTCATCGGCCTGCTCCGCCCCGAGCTCTACGAGCGGATGCTCGCCGCGATCCCTCCCGGCGTTCTCCGGTTCAACCAGCAGGTCGAGCGCATCGAGCAGGACGAGCGCGTGGTCACGCTGCACTTCGCCGACGGCAGCAGCGCCGAGCACGACGTGCTGATCGGCGCCGACGGCATCGACTCCCTCGTCCGCCGAACGCTCTGGGGCGACTCACCGAAACGCGAGCACCGACTGCACATCTTCGGCGGCTTCACGTTCGCCGACGTCGCGGGTACCGCACCGAACAAGTGCATCCTCACCCACGGCCGCACCGTTCAAGGCAGCTGGACTTCGATCCGCCACAAGGGTCGCGACGGACACCAGTGGTGGATGCTCACCGCCACCGACCCCAGCGCGCCGCCGCCGCCGGATCTGCACGCTGCGGCGGCCGAGCTCGCCACCGGGTTCCCGGCACCGTTACCAGGGCTGATCGCCGAGACCGACCCGCAGCACGTCCAGCGCTGGGTGCTCCGCGACCGCAAACCCCTCAAGCAGTGGTCCAAGGGGCGTGCCACCCTCGCGGGCGACGCCGCGCACGCCACCTCTCCGTACGCCGCCTACGGAGCGGGCATGTCGATCGAGGACGGCTACTTCCTCGGCCGCGCCCTGCACGGCGTCGACCTCACCGACCTCGACGCGGTCCGCGGCGCACTGCAGGCCTACGAGGACCCGCGCAAGCCGCACACCGCGCGGCAGGTGCAGCAGGCGTGGATGCTCGGCAAGGTCTTCCACCACACGCCCGCGCCGCTGCGCCCGCTCCGCGACTTCGTCTTCGACCACACCCCGTTCCTGCAGAAGGTCGCCGGGGATACGAACCCGGCCGATATCAACAAGCAGCTGGCGCTGATCGAGGCTTCCCGGTAG
- a CDS encoding TetR/AcrR family transcriptional regulator has protein sequence MADAELEIRPPKQRRSREAWNRVLDAGVAILEEDGYEAFTIAAVCARATVAPPAIYARTTSKEALFLAVYEHGIARLVADQEALDPADHWTDREPAELVRAVVAETVRIALRHQRFLRPVVLLSASHPEIRRRGSRYSRALGEQFVAVLAPLRDRFTHDDADAATSTCFDTVFATTMIRVAYGPGFATAVIEDDEAFVARLGETAARYLLSAAPD, from the coding sequence GTGGCAGACGCCGAGCTGGAGATCCGGCCCCCCAAGCAGCGCCGTAGCCGGGAGGCGTGGAACCGGGTCCTGGACGCGGGCGTGGCGATCCTCGAAGAGGACGGCTACGAGGCGTTCACCATCGCCGCGGTCTGCGCGCGCGCCACCGTGGCGCCACCCGCGATCTACGCCCGGACGACCAGCAAAGAGGCACTGTTCCTCGCCGTCTACGAGCACGGGATCGCCCGCCTGGTCGCCGACCAGGAAGCGCTCGACCCGGCCGACCACTGGACCGACCGGGAACCCGCCGAACTGGTACGGGCGGTGGTCGCCGAGACCGTGCGCATCGCGCTGCGTCATCAGCGCTTTCTCCGCCCGGTGGTGCTGCTCTCCGCCTCCCATCCCGAGATCCGGCGACGAGGGTCGAGGTACAGCCGCGCGCTCGGCGAGCAGTTCGTCGCTGTGCTCGCGCCGCTGCGCGACCGTTTCACGCACGACGACGCCGACGCCGCCACGTCGACGTGTTTCGACACCGTGTTCGCCACCACCATGATCCGGGTGGCCTACGGGCCCGGCTTCGCCACCGCGGTGATCGAGGACGACGAGGCGTTCGTGGCTCGACTGGGCGAGACCGCCGCCCGCTACCTCCTGAGCGCGGCCCCCGACTGA